From the Microcoleus sp. FACHB-672 genome, one window contains:
- a CDS encoding HlyD family secretion protein — MNKRVEEKRQHERTNEPALVLIEERQYKVENWSTNGFKIVGFDQDVKTGDCLPLQLQLNLNKGGKEFTNIQITTLIEVIWLSARRDKFGAQFLNLTKLEKDLLQDTIDQIHKGKITLLNQPNQLPEPSFSSSQRSQDSDSAWPRLRSKRVLYTGIYVVIGGVLGYFSLQAVYDSLTNLQIKSAVVAKPTGPVVSPVESVIVKEQGILDEFYVYEGMNVKPGQPLFSIKNDELAERDIDALNREIQSSRVELAEAQANLRKAELLNQQEIEKQQSYQKISQTELDSARAEVAAQTEQHQIAKKDLERFASLVQEGAVSQQAFESTQSRFADVEAKLRKAQSQYTVAQISVESAQKGNFYDGENLISDLPRFTVEVEKQRQLVQIVSQKVRASEQLLNQRVQELQISEPQRQYLLQPSQDKTLFSRNSFSVVYKAPIPGSVVRVTKASGNPVRPRETVMVWQREQVPPTIDAYLTKDQADQISIGKPATVLIPTINEEYQAHITKIDPATSPPNLIGVTQTKDSKSKSVYVQLTLSNLSPENNNQLMAASGMPVILSIPKQTNLFNRLAFWLK; from the coding sequence ATGAACAAAAGAGTTGAAGAAAAGAGGCAACATGAGCGTACCAATGAACCTGCTTTGGTACTCATTGAAGAACGCCAGTATAAAGTTGAAAACTGGAGTACAAATGGGTTCAAAATCGTTGGTTTCGATCAAGATGTGAAGACTGGTGATTGCTTGCCACTCCAGTTACAACTTAATCTGAACAAAGGTGGTAAGGAATTCACTAATATTCAAATCACTACTTTAATTGAGGTGATTTGGTTATCTGCTCGTAGAGACAAATTCGGAGCGCAGTTTCTCAATCTCACAAAGCTGGAAAAAGATTTACTACAGGATACGATTGACCAGATACACAAAGGAAAAATCACGCTTCTAAATCAGCCTAATCAGCTTCCTGAACCTAGCTTTAGTAGCTCTCAACGTTCTCAAGATTCTGATTCTGCATGGCCACGTTTGCGATCAAAGCGCGTACTCTACACCGGCATCTATGTAGTAATTGGGGGTGTTTTGGGATATTTTAGCTTACAAGCAGTTTATGATTCATTAACGAACTTGCAGATAAAATCAGCAGTCGTCGCTAAACCTACCGGGCCTGTAGTTTCTCCAGTTGAATCTGTAATTGTTAAAGAACAGGGAATTTTAGATGAGTTTTACGTTTATGAGGGTATGAATGTAAAGCCCGGACAGCCCTTATTCAGCATCAAAAATGATGAGTTAGCGGAAAGAGATATAGATGCTCTGAATCGGGAGATTCAGTCGAGTCGGGTAGAGTTAGCTGAAGCTCAGGCTAATTTAAGGAAAGCTGAATTACTCAACCAACAAGAGATTGAAAAGCAGCAATCTTATCAAAAAATTAGTCAAACTGAACTTGATTCTGCTCGTGCCGAAGTTGCAGCCCAAACCGAACAACATCAAATAGCAAAAAAAGATTTAGAAAGATTTGCCAGCCTCGTTCAAGAAGGAGCCGTGAGCCAACAAGCATTTGAATCTACTCAATCTAGGTTTGCTGATGTAGAAGCTAAGCTCAGAAAAGCCCAATCTCAATATACAGTTGCTCAAATTTCAGTTGAATCTGCACAAAAGGGAAACTTTTACGATGGCGAGAACCTAATTAGTGACTTACCCCGCTTTACAGTTGAAGTTGAAAAACAACGTCAACTTGTGCAGATAGTATCACAAAAAGTTCGTGCTTCAGAACAATTGCTAAATCAACGAGTGCAAGAACTGCAAATCTCTGAACCTCAACGCCAATATCTGCTACAGCCTTCGCAAGATAAAACCTTATTTTCTCGTAATTCTTTCTCTGTAGTGTATAAAGCTCCAATTCCAGGGTCAGTCGTGAGAGTAACTAAGGCATCGGGTAATCCAGTGAGACCCCGCGAAACAGTCATGGTATGGCAACGAGAACAAGTACCGCCCACTATTGATGCTTATTTAACCAAAGATCAAGCCGATCAAATTAGCATTGGCAAACCTGCTACAGTTCTCATTCCTACTATCAATGAAGAGTATCAAGCTCATATTACTAAGATTGACCCAGCCACTTCACCACCCAATTTAATTGGAGTCACGCAAACCAAAGATTCAAAGAGTAAATCGGTCTATGTACAATTAACCCTTAGTAACCTATCCCCCGAAAACAATAATCAACTGATGGCAGCTAGCGGAATGCCTGTAATTCTCAGCATTCCTAAACAGACAAATTTATTTAATCGATTAGCCTTTTGGCTCAAGTAG